A region from the Desulfitobacterium dehalogenans ATCC 51507 genome encodes:
- the gmk gene encoding guanylate kinase, giving the protein MEQNHGLLIVLSGPSGAGKGTLCQELLRQIPQVKYSVSATTRQPRPGEVDGLHYYFRSREEFQTMIEQDQLLEWAEFCGNYYGTPQFAVEQAIQAGNDVILEIEIQGALQVKKRFPQGVFIFVVPPSMDELSQRIHKRGTESEEVIQKRLQTAARELEYVSEYDYVVVNDEIPLAVDKLKSILLAEKCRVKRKPYVFQGV; this is encoded by the coding sequence GTGGAACAGAATCATGGATTATTGATTGTTCTATCCGGTCCTTCCGGGGCAGGAAAAGGAACCCTTTGCCAGGAGCTGTTAAGACAGATACCTCAGGTGAAGTATTCCGTGTCGGCTACGACACGCCAGCCTCGTCCTGGTGAAGTGGATGGATTGCATTATTATTTTCGAAGCCGGGAAGAATTTCAAACCATGATCGAACAGGATCAACTTTTGGAATGGGCTGAGTTTTGCGGTAATTATTATGGAACCCCGCAATTCGCCGTGGAACAAGCCATTCAAGCTGGGAATGATGTCATTCTGGAGATTGAAATTCAAGGGGCCTTACAAGTTAAGAAACGCTTTCCACAAGGGGTGTTTATTTTCGTTGTGCCGCCGTCCATGGATGAACTTTCTCAGCGCATCCATAAACGCGGTACCGAATCCGAGGAAGTTATCCAAAAACGACTGCAGACTGCTGCTCGGGAACTGGAATATGTGAGCGAGTATGATTATGTGGTCGTGAATGATGAGATTCCTCTGGCAGTAGATAAACTGAAGAGCATTCTTCTTGCTGAGAAATGTCGTGTCAAAAGAAAACCTTATGTATTTCAGGGGGTGTAA
- the remA gene encoding extracellular matrix/biofilm regulator RemA: MDIKLINIGFGNIVSANRIISIVSPESAPIKRIIQEARDAGMLIDATYGRRTRAVIICDSHHVILSAVQPETVAHRLSAKEASNTAEDPAD; the protein is encoded by the coding sequence TTGGACATTAAATTGATTAACATTGGGTTTGGCAATATCGTATCCGCCAATCGCATTATCTCCATTGTCAGCCCAGAGTCGGCTCCTATCAAACGGATTATTCAGGAAGCACGGGATGCGGGAATGCTGATCGATGCCACTTATGGCCGCAGAACCCGGGCCGTGATTATCTGTGACAGCCATCACGTGATTCTATCAGCAGTTCAACCGGAAACCGTAGCCCATCGCCTCTCCGCGAAAGAAGCCAGCAACACTGCCGAAGACCCAGCTGATTAA
- a CDS encoding YicC/YloC family endoribonuclease: MANSMTGFGRGEASGYGYQFTIELKAVNHRFFETSVRMPRHLNSLEDRIRKILQSKINRGRIDVFVNVKETEEKKRLVKVDKDLALSYDKTLKELALALSTTYETDIYRLAALPEVFSVEDTDIDLELIWEPLGRAVTEALDGFVAMRKVEGEGLAEDLLSRLHTIMLAKDDIAGYSDTIVIDYQTRLQERIEVLLGDKVILDEARLANEVAFFADRVSITEELVRLQSHIDQCREALKSSEPVGRKLDFLVQEMNREINTIGSKANNLNITQHVVQMKSELEKIREQVQNLE, encoded by the coding sequence ATGGCAAACAGCATGACAGGCTTTGGACGCGGGGAAGCTTCCGGTTACGGTTACCAATTTACTATTGAGTTAAAAGCGGTCAATCATCGCTTTTTCGAGACGTCGGTACGAATGCCCCGCCATCTGAATAGTTTGGAAGATAGAATACGGAAAATCCTCCAAAGCAAAATTAACCGCGGACGAATTGATGTCTTTGTTAATGTGAAGGAAACAGAAGAAAAAAAGAGATTGGTGAAGGTTGACAAAGATTTAGCCCTGTCGTATGATAAGACACTGAAGGAACTCGCTTTAGCTCTAAGTACAACCTATGAGACGGATATTTATCGTTTAGCCGCCTTGCCCGAGGTTTTTTCCGTAGAGGATACGGATATTGACCTTGAACTCATTTGGGAACCTTTAGGCCGTGCTGTTACAGAAGCCTTGGATGGATTCGTAGCCATGAGGAAGGTAGAAGGGGAAGGGCTGGCGGAAGATCTTTTGAGTCGTTTACATACCATCATGCTGGCTAAAGATGACATAGCAGGATATTCCGACACCATTGTCATAGATTATCAAACCCGCTTACAGGAAAGGATTGAGGTCCTTCTAGGGGATAAAGTGATCCTTGATGAAGCTCGCCTGGCTAATGAAGTGGCTTTTTTTGCAGATAGAGTATCCATTACCGAAGAGTTGGTTCGTCTGCAGAGCCATATTGACCAATGCCGGGAAGCTCTGAAAAGTTCTGAACCCGTCGGGCGTAAACTGGATTTTCTGGTTCAAGAAATGAATCGGGAGATCAATACCATTGGCTCGAAGGCTAATAATTTAAACATTACTCAGCATGTTGTTCAGATGAAAAGTGAATTAGAGAAGATCAGGGAACAAGTTCAAAATCTAGAATAA
- the dapF gene encoding diaminopimelate epimerase has product MEIVKMHGLGNDFVFIDHFVSAPAETLDYPELSRKLCHRQFGVGGDGLIVVLPSEKADARMRIFNSDGSEPEMCGNGIRCFARYIYDQGHVTKNPLQVETLAGILTLHLTVEGDKVTGVRVDMGEPILKPEQVPVLILGESVVGAKLSMDGQEFEFTAVSMGNPHCVIFVEDYETLDFERMGPAIEKHPLFPRKTNVEFIIVNSTKELTMKVWERGSGPTLACGTGACASAVAAVLNGKTERSVTVHLPGGDLQIEWGEDNRVYMTGPAAYVFKGVLLEDTLN; this is encoded by the coding sequence ATGGAAATCGTAAAAATGCATGGCCTGGGCAATGATTTTGTGTTTATAGATCACTTTGTGAGCGCCCCTGCAGAAACCCTTGATTATCCGGAGCTGTCCCGTAAGCTTTGTCACCGTCAGTTCGGGGTAGGCGGGGATGGGCTCATTGTCGTCCTCCCTTCGGAAAAGGCTGACGCCAGAATGCGTATCTTTAATTCGGATGGCTCAGAGCCGGAGATGTGCGGCAATGGCATTCGGTGTTTTGCCCGTTATATCTATGATCAAGGTCATGTGACCAAGAACCCCCTCCAGGTGGAGACCTTAGCCGGGATTCTAACGCTGCATCTTACCGTCGAAGGAGATAAAGTCACTGGGGTTCGGGTGGATATGGGCGAGCCGATCCTAAAGCCGGAACAGGTTCCGGTACTCATCCTGGGTGAGTCTGTGGTGGGGGCCAAGCTCAGTATGGATGGGCAGGAATTCGAGTTTACAGCGGTGTCCATGGGAAACCCCCATTGCGTCATTTTTGTCGAAGATTACGAAACCCTTGATTTTGAGCGTATGGGTCCAGCTATTGAAAAACATCCTCTCTTTCCTCGCAAAACCAACGTGGAATTTATCATAGTTAACAGCACCAAGGAATTAACCATGAAGGTATGGGAGCGGGGATCGGGCCCGACCCTGGCCTGTGGAACGGGAGCCTGTGCTTCTGCCGTAGCCGCCGTCCTCAATGGTAAGACCGAGCGGAGTGTGACGGTTCATTTGCCGGGAGGAGACCTGCAGATCGAATGGGGAGAAGATAACCGGGTGTATATGACCGGACCGGCGGCCTATGTATTTAAAGGGGTCCTGCTTGAGGATACCCTTAATTAA
- a CDS encoding DUF3343 domain-containing protein, with the protein MVDNMEYIITFKNTNWAIKSEHYLLEENLQVKVMPLPTQISAGCGICLRIPATEIQTALDILSAKEVEDVGLYTRVEKDRGYSYGEVTDR; encoded by the coding sequence ATGGTTGACAATATGGAATATATCATTACCTTCAAAAACACCAACTGGGCGATAAAATCGGAACACTATCTGCTGGAAGAAAACCTGCAGGTGAAAGTGATGCCGCTGCCGACCCAAATCAGCGCCGGCTGCGGAATCTGCCTGCGGATACCTGCGACGGAAATTCAGACCGCTTTGGATATCCTCTCGGCTAAAGAGGTTGAGGACGTAGGTCTTTATACAAGGGTTGAGAAGGATCGTGGCTATAGCTACGGCGAAGTCACCGACCGATAA
- a CDS encoding aminotransferase class V-fold PLP-dependent enzyme, with the protein MTGLIYFDNSATTLIKPPEVGEAVAYAIHHFGNASRSFYDAAMTASREIYRTRVAIADLVGSEEPLNIAFTSSSTESLNLVIGGLVKQEDAVITTVTEHNSVLRPLYLKGCRLDFIDCDEDGVLQLDAFAELIRPETRFLICTHGSNVTGNITEVKKLYDLCQAHDLIMILDVSQTMGLIPVTGEMADVLCFTGHKGLFGPQGTGGIIVNGRLPFEIVKTGGAGVHSFEMFQDKDMPDLFEAGTLNSHSLYGLQKGVEFILSIGIDGIQSRENRLTQLFVDGIKEIKDLRLYGDFSGRDRLPVVSLNMGRIPADHLAGLLWEKYGIATRAGSHCAPLLHQRFGTMETGMVRFSFSYFNTEEEIEIGCRALKTIAEVYG; encoded by the coding sequence GTGACCGGCTTGATATATTTTGACAATAGTGCGACAACCCTCATCAAGCCGCCGGAAGTGGGTGAAGCAGTAGCTTACGCCATCCATCATTTTGGCAATGCCAGCCGCTCCTTTTACGATGCCGCTATGACAGCCAGCCGGGAAATCTACAGGACCAGAGTGGCCATCGCGGATTTGGTCGGTTCTGAGGAGCCCCTGAATATAGCCTTTACCTCTTCCTCCACCGAGAGCCTTAATCTGGTGATCGGCGGCCTCGTGAAACAGGAGGATGCCGTCATTACCACCGTAACGGAGCATAATTCCGTCTTAAGGCCCCTCTATCTCAAAGGGTGTCGGCTGGATTTCATCGATTGTGATGAGGACGGGGTTTTACAGCTGGATGCCTTTGCGGAGCTGATCCGGCCGGAAACCCGCTTTCTGATCTGCACCCACGGGTCCAATGTTACGGGCAATATTACAGAGGTTAAAAAGCTGTATGACCTCTGCCAGGCTCATGACTTGATCATGATTCTGGATGTTTCCCAGACTATGGGACTGATCCCGGTCACCGGGGAGATGGCCGATGTGCTGTGCTTTACAGGCCACAAGGGTCTGTTCGGACCTCAGGGCACGGGGGGGATCATTGTCAACGGCCGGCTCCCTTTTGAGATTGTCAAGACCGGGGGAGCGGGGGTGCACAGCTTTGAGATGTTCCAGGACAAAGACATGCCCGATCTGTTTGAGGCCGGTACCCTGAACAGTCATAGCCTTTACGGCCTGCAAAAAGGGGTGGAGTTTATTCTCAGTATAGGGATAGATGGGATTCAAAGCAGGGAAAATCGCTTAACTCAATTGTTTGTCGATGGTATCAAGGAGATTAAAGACCTCAGGCTTTACGGGGACTTTTCCGGAAGGGACAGGTTGCCGGTTGTTTCCCTGAATATGGGCAGGATTCCGGCTGACCATCTGGCCGGATTACTTTGGGAAAAATACGGGATCGCCACTCGGGCCGGAAGCCATTGCGCTCCCCTACTCCACCAAAGGTTTGGAACCATGGAAACGGGGATGGTCCGCTTTTCCTTTTCTTACTTCAATACCGAGGAAGAAATTGAAATCGGGTGCAGGGCCCTGAAAACTATTGCGGAAGTGTATGGTTGA
- a CDS encoding acyl-CoA dehydratase activase, whose translation MKKIFVGIDSGSTMCKSVVMSGERIIDTLAVKTGWNPQTSAEESLAILRERNGLDSQEISVAATGYGREAIDFADYTMTEITCHAFGGVYLMPDIQGIIDIGGQDSKVIQIQGGKPVNFLMNDKCAAGTGRFLKMACDILEIPLEQIDEFTDPHQAVPINSMCTVFAESEIIGLLAMQKDRAQIMAGVLQSIARKIQQQAGRIEFTADQPILMTGGLSRSGLLMDTIARHIGYEVKSCPHAVYAGAIGACLSAAQKSQNSKTRGG comes from the coding sequence GTGAAAAAGATCTTTGTAGGTATTGATTCCGGCTCCACCATGTGTAAATCCGTTGTCATGAGCGGGGAGCGGATCATCGATACTCTCGCGGTAAAAACCGGATGGAACCCCCAAACTTCCGCTGAGGAAAGCTTAGCCATCTTACGGGAAAGAAATGGTCTGGACAGCCAGGAAATCTCTGTTGCGGCGACAGGGTATGGCCGGGAAGCGATTGATTTTGCGGACTATACCATGACGGAAATCACCTGCCACGCATTCGGCGGTGTTTATCTTATGCCGGATATTCAGGGCATCATCGATATCGGCGGCCAGGACAGCAAGGTCATTCAGATTCAGGGCGGGAAACCGGTCAACTTTCTGATGAACGATAAATGCGCCGCCGGGACGGGCCGCTTTTTAAAAATGGCTTGTGATATCCTGGAGATTCCCCTGGAACAGATCGATGAATTTACCGATCCCCACCAGGCGGTTCCCATTAACAGCATGTGTACGGTTTTTGCGGAGTCGGAGATTATCGGGCTGCTGGCCATGCAGAAAGACCGGGCCCAAATCATGGCTGGGGTTCTCCAATCCATTGCCCGGAAAATACAGCAGCAGGCAGGGAGAATCGAGTTCACAGCGGATCAGCCCATTCTGATGACCGGCGGGCTGTCCCGCTCCGGGCTGCTCATGGACACTATAGCCCGGCATATTGGCTATGAGGTTAAATCCTGTCCTCATGCTGTGTATGCTGGTGCTATCGGGGCCTGCCTCTCTGCCGCCCAAAAATCCCAAAATTCTAAAACAAGGGGAGGGTGA
- a CDS encoding double-cubane-cluster-containing anaerobic reductase: MSEIQLPSQFESFAEARKQGFIAVKNLKEQGKKVAGVFCTYAPVEIVLAAGAVPVGLCAFSDETIPEAEKVLPRNLCPLVKSSYGFAITDKCPYMYFSDLMIGETTCDGKKKMYELLGEIKNLHVMQLPQTQNDEASQELWHKEVLRLKERIEQDFGVTITDEDIRKAIKIKNEERKLLKEFYELSKACPPPITGAEQLKVLYGSQFKFDPETKNREIREAIDKVKADQEQGVENVSPSAKRILITGCPLAGVTEKVVKAIEESGGVVVGYENCIGIKPVERLVDETIDPYQAIADRYLQIGCSVMTPNNNRLEMLSRLVKEFKVDGVVEMTLQACHTYNLETAQIRKHMQKEEMPFISVETDYSTSDAAQLKTRLAAFIEMLS; encoded by the coding sequence ATGAGTGAAATTCAGCTGCCTAGCCAATTTGAAAGCTTTGCTGAAGCGCGGAAGCAAGGTTTCATTGCGGTCAAGAATTTAAAAGAGCAGGGGAAAAAAGTAGCGGGAGTGTTCTGTACCTATGCGCCGGTGGAAATTGTCCTGGCTGCGGGGGCCGTGCCCGTCGGGCTTTGCGCGTTCAGTGATGAAACCATCCCCGAAGCTGAGAAAGTACTGCCCAGAAACCTCTGTCCTCTGGTCAAGTCCAGCTATGGCTTTGCCATCACCGACAAATGTCCCTATATGTATTTTTCCGATCTGATGATCGGTGAAACTACCTGCGACGGTAAGAAAAAAATGTATGAGCTTTTGGGGGAAATCAAAAACCTCCATGTCATGCAGCTCCCTCAGACGCAAAATGACGAGGCGTCCCAAGAACTGTGGCATAAGGAAGTTCTGCGCCTGAAGGAAAGAATTGAGCAGGATTTTGGAGTGACCATAACCGATGAGGATATCAGAAAGGCCATTAAGATAAAAAATGAGGAGCGCAAGCTCTTAAAGGAATTCTATGAGCTCAGCAAAGCCTGCCCTCCTCCGATCACGGGGGCTGAGCAGCTTAAAGTGCTCTACGGCTCCCAGTTCAAGTTCGATCCGGAAACCAAAAACCGGGAGATCAGGGAAGCCATCGACAAAGTCAAGGCGGATCAGGAACAGGGTGTGGAGAATGTTTCCCCCTCTGCGAAAAGAATCCTGATCACAGGCTGTCCTCTGGCCGGGGTCACCGAGAAAGTGGTTAAAGCCATCGAGGAATCCGGCGGCGTTGTGGTAGGCTATGAAAACTGTATCGGGATCAAGCCCGTTGAGCGCCTGGTTGACGAAACCATCGATCCTTACCAAGCCATTGCCGACCGCTATCTGCAGATCGGGTGCTCCGTCATGACCCCCAACAACAACCGCTTGGAGATGCTAAGCCGGCTGGTCAAAGAATTCAAGGTGGACGGGGTTGTGGAAATGACCCTCCAGGCCTGCCATACCTACAACCTGGAAACCGCTCAGATCCGAAAGCACATGCAAAAAGAAGAGATGCCCTTTATCAGCGTCGAGACCGACTATTCCACTTCAGACGCCGCCCAGCTTAAAACCCGGCTGGCTGCGTTTATCGAGATGCTCTCGTGA
- a CDS encoding calcium-transporting P-type ATPase, PMR1-type encodes MRQQAWHVLPWLDVVKALEVHPGKGLNLKEVNRRLGEVGRNILETKKGVHPVFLFLGQFKDFMVLVLLAATIVSALLGEIADAVTIMAILVLNAVLGFIQEFRAERSIESLKSLTAPEARVLRDGLESRIPAADLVPGDIVLLEAGDRIPADIRWIQAVNVEVEESALTGESHPVAKRVAPLTDELTPMADRVNMGYMGTSLVSGRGAGVVVATGMETEMGVIAGMIQSVEEEETPLQKRLAQLGKYLVVISIIVCGIVVLTGVLRGEGFYKMFLAGVSLAVAAIPEGLPAIVTVALAIGVQRMVKRKAIIRKLPAVETLGCATVICSDKTGTLTQNEMTVRQIYTDRKMISVTGQGYDPKGDFHGADPAKEKSPLQVALKIASLCNNSSLNRKGVQVAGMFRAAGKESPWGIEGDPTEGALLVAAAKAGIWRETLERKEERVGEIPFDSDRKRMSVIYKGKREKKAYVKGAPDEILRRCRSELTSEGIVELNEIRRRAILKANDEMAKKALRVLALAEKPLQENERIDERVEEDLIFVGLMGMIDPPRASAAKAIKVCRKAGIKPVMITGDHRLTAEAVARELGILKGNADVILTGSDLDRMSDEELEKEVMNVSVYARVTPKDKLRIVRALKKNDQVVAMTGDGVNDAPAVKEADIGVSMGKTGTDVTKEASAMVLADDNFATIVAAVEEGRAIYDNIRKFIRYLLSCNIGEVLVMFLAALVGLPLPLLAIQILWVNLVTDGLPAMALGVDGMDKDIMNRRPRDPGESIFARGLARKILIRGTIIGLGTLLVFVIALFMGVTMLAARTMAFTTLVFSQLFHVFDCKSETRGIFEVGIFSNPYLVAAVIGSTLMQLSVIYIAPLQAIFKTTALTGWQWALILLVAGGPSILIGLYRLIRNAWRGKEIMVSGK; translated from the coding sequence ATGCGGCAGCAAGCATGGCATGTTTTGCCCTGGCTGGATGTGGTTAAGGCCTTGGAGGTGCATCCTGGGAAAGGATTGAACCTTAAGGAGGTTAACCGGCGGCTGGGCGAAGTGGGAAGGAATATTCTGGAGACCAAAAAAGGGGTTCATCCTGTCTTTCTCTTTCTCGGACAATTCAAGGATTTTATGGTGCTGGTTCTTTTGGCTGCGACCATTGTCTCCGCTCTCTTAGGGGAAATCGCCGATGCAGTGACGATTATGGCCATCCTGGTACTCAATGCAGTTCTGGGATTTATCCAGGAATTTCGGGCAGAGCGCTCTATTGAATCCTTAAAATCCTTAACGGCTCCGGAAGCCCGGGTCTTGCGGGATGGCCTGGAAAGCAGGATTCCTGCGGCGGATCTTGTTCCCGGGGATATCGTTCTCTTGGAGGCTGGGGATCGGATTCCCGCCGATATCCGCTGGATTCAGGCAGTGAATGTGGAAGTAGAAGAGTCCGCCCTAACCGGAGAATCCCATCCGGTGGCCAAGCGGGTGGCTCCCTTGACCGATGAACTGACCCCCATGGCTGATCGGGTGAATATGGGTTATATGGGTACCTCCTTAGTCAGCGGCCGGGGGGCCGGCGTCGTGGTCGCCACAGGAATGGAGACGGAAATGGGCGTCATCGCCGGGATGATCCAGAGTGTAGAAGAGGAAGAAACTCCTCTGCAAAAACGTCTGGCTCAGCTGGGCAAATATTTAGTCGTCATCAGTATTATCGTCTGTGGTATTGTGGTTCTGACCGGAGTCCTGCGGGGGGAAGGCTTCTATAAGATGTTTTTGGCCGGAGTCTCCCTGGCTGTAGCAGCCATCCCGGAAGGGTTGCCTGCTATTGTAACCGTGGCCCTGGCCATTGGGGTACAAAGGATGGTTAAACGCAAGGCCATTATCCGCAAGCTGCCTGCCGTGGAGACTCTGGGTTGTGCTACGGTCATCTGTTCCGATAAAACCGGGACCCTCACTCAAAATGAGATGACCGTCCGCCAAATCTATACGGATCGGAAAATGATCTCGGTAACCGGACAGGGCTATGATCCCAAAGGGGACTTTCATGGGGCGGATCCCGCCAAGGAAAAAAGCCCCCTGCAGGTCGCCCTGAAGATCGCCTCCTTATGCAATAATTCCTCCCTGAACCGTAAGGGGGTTCAGGTGGCAGGAATGTTCCGGGCAGCGGGCAAGGAGTCCCCCTGGGGAATTGAAGGAGACCCTACGGAAGGCGCTCTGCTGGTTGCCGCAGCCAAGGCGGGGATCTGGAGGGAAACCCTGGAACGTAAGGAAGAACGGGTTGGGGAGATTCCCTTTGACTCGGATCGCAAGCGCATGAGCGTCATCTATAAGGGGAAACGGGAAAAGAAGGCCTATGTCAAGGGCGCTCCCGATGAGATCCTGAGGCGCTGCCGGAGTGAGCTGACTTCCGAGGGCATTGTGGAATTAAATGAGATCAGAAGAAGGGCTATCCTCAAAGCCAATGATGAGATGGCCAAAAAAGCCTTAAGAGTACTGGCCTTAGCCGAGAAGCCCTTGCAGGAAAACGAACGGATCGATGAGCGGGTAGAGGAAGATCTGATTTTCGTGGGATTGATGGGGATGATTGATCCTCCGCGGGCAAGTGCGGCCAAAGCCATCAAAGTATGCCGCAAAGCCGGAATTAAGCCGGTCATGATTACCGGGGATCACCGTCTTACAGCGGAGGCTGTGGCCAGGGAACTGGGAATTCTCAAAGGAAATGCTGATGTAATACTCACCGGCTCCGATCTGGACCGGATGTCCGATGAAGAGCTGGAAAAGGAAGTCATGAATGTCTCCGTCTACGCCCGTGTCACCCCCAAGGATAAGCTGAGGATTGTCCGGGCTCTTAAAAAGAACGATCAAGTGGTGGCCATGACAGGGGATGGGGTGAATGATGCTCCCGCCGTCAAAGAGGCGGATATCGGGGTCTCCATGGGCAAGACGGGGACCGACGTGACCAAGGAAGCCTCGGCTATGGTCCTGGCAGACGATAATTTCGCTACCATTGTGGCCGCTGTGGAAGAAGGCCGGGCCATCTACGATAATATCCGCAAGTTTATCCGCTATTTGCTCTCCTGCAATATCGGGGAAGTCCTGGTGATGTTCTTAGCGGCTTTAGTGGGGTTGCCTTTACCTTTGCTGGCCATCCAGATTCTCTGGGTCAATCTGGTCACCGATGGGTTGCCGGCCATGGCTTTGGGAGTGGACGGCATGGACAAAGATATTATGAATCGCCGACCAAGAGATCCGGGAGAGAGCATCTTTGCCCGGGGTTTAGCCCGGAAGATATTGATCCGCGGTACAATCATTGGCTTAGGAACACTGCTTGTCTTTGTCATCGCTCTCTTTATGGGTGTGACTATGCTGGCGGCCCGAACCATGGCTTTTACCACTCTGGTCTTCTCCCAGCTCTTCCACGTCTTCGATTGCAAATCCGAGACCCGGGGTATTTTTGAGGTGGGAATCTTCTCCAATCCTTATCTGGTGGCGGCAGTGATCGGCTCGACCCTTATGCAGCTCAGTGTCATCTACATCGCCCCTCTGCAGGCCATTTTTAAAACCACGGCCTTAACGGGTTGGCAATGGGCATTGATCTTGCTGGTAGCCGGCGGCCCCTCGATTTTGATCGGCTTGTATCGCTTAATACGCAATGCGTGGCGGGGCAAAGAGATCATGGTGAGCGGAAAATAG
- a CDS encoding Rqc2 family fibronectin-binding protein, with protein MALDGITLHHLVHELAPKLEGARIDKITQPEKEEIHLQLRSQGQSYRLLLNISATGARLHLSQKNKKNPPSPPMFCMILRKHIEGGKILALEQLGLERIVLLTVQNYNEYGDLATFYLYLEIMGKHSNLILVDPQSGAILDGLKRYSHALSRHREVLPGRLYIAPPSQGKADPLGTEEDWRNILFQDGLGEKVIDLLVRYYAGISPELAREILTRTGLEQTISLDQCGDIDLSRIFQAYTLLANPAHTPPLEPTLYYQRGVNPTRPNSLPTAFTILPFQQYQGLPTQCFTSLAEAVESFYQSKASNNSLEAKRGSLRKILQEQLQHLNKKKGIYEDTLATAAKGLRYQRWGELLTANLYRLELGMREIVAEDYNEESLPQVTIPLDPQLTGIENSQRYYRLYNKAKATIQKTTPLKDAVEEEITYLHSVLLSLEQASAPSELDEVHKELIDENYLSGKHHGKSLAGEEKNNPGKNKKNGKNSKHSKGQSSKNAKRNKQDPKAESPQPKIYLSSQNRPILVGKNNRQNDWLTLKKGRPQDLWLHTKNIPGSHVLIPLEEGEEFPDDATLEEAAALAIHFSQAKGSTLVPVDYTHVKNIKKPNAAKPGMVIYDKNWTLYLTPQEEIVERLLPREGEEMP; from the coding sequence ATGGCCTTAGATGGCATTACCTTACATCATTTAGTTCATGAATTAGCTCCCAAACTGGAGGGGGCCCGAATAGATAAAATCACCCAACCGGAGAAAGAGGAAATCCATCTTCAACTGCGCAGCCAGGGCCAGTCCTACCGACTCCTGCTGAACATCTCAGCCACAGGAGCCCGGCTTCATCTTTCCCAAAAAAACAAGAAAAACCCTCCTTCTCCCCCCATGTTCTGCATGATCCTGCGCAAACACATCGAGGGGGGTAAAATCCTTGCTCTGGAGCAGTTGGGGTTGGAACGGATCGTACTCCTCACTGTGCAAAACTATAACGAGTATGGAGATTTAGCAACCTTTTATCTTTATCTCGAGATCATGGGCAAGCATAGCAATCTTATTTTAGTGGATCCTCAAAGCGGGGCTATCCTCGACGGGCTAAAACGCTATTCCCATGCCCTAAGCCGTCATCGCGAGGTTCTGCCCGGGCGCCTATATATTGCTCCTCCTTCTCAAGGAAAGGCGGATCCCCTGGGGACAGAAGAAGATTGGCGAAATATCCTCTTCCAGGATGGTCTTGGCGAAAAGGTTATAGATTTGCTGGTCAGGTACTATGCAGGGATCAGCCCGGAACTGGCCCGGGAAATCTTAACTCGGACCGGATTGGAACAGACGATTTCCCTTGATCAATGTGGTGATATTGATCTATCCCGGATTTTCCAGGCCTATACCCTTTTAGCTAACCCAGCTCATACTCCTCCCTTAGAACCCACCCTCTATTATCAGAGGGGAGTTAATCCAACCCGCCCCAACTCTCTCCCTACAGCTTTTACGATTCTGCCTTTCCAGCAGTATCAGGGCCTTCCTACTCAGTGCTTCACCTCTCTGGCTGAGGCCGTGGAGAGCTTTTATCAGAGCAAAGCCTCCAACAATTCTTTAGAGGCCAAAAGGGGTTCCCTGCGGAAAATCCTTCAAGAGCAGCTCCAGCATCTGAACAAGAAAAAGGGCATCTATGAGGATACCCTGGCCACGGCAGCCAAGGGGTTGAGATACCAACGCTGGGGGGAGCTGCTCACAGCGAACCTCTACCGTCTTGAACTGGGGATGAGGGAAATTGTGGCGGAGGATTATAATGAGGAATCTCTGCCCCAAGTGACGATTCCACTGGACCCTCAGCTCACGGGCATTGAAAACTCCCAACGTTATTACCGGCTTTACAATAAGGCGAAAGCCACCATTCAAAAAACAACTCCTCTGAAAGACGCCGTCGAGGAGGAGATCACTTATCTTCATTCCGTTCTTTTAAGCCTGGAGCAAGCCTCTGCACCCTCCGAGCTGGATGAGGTTCATAAGGAACTGATCGATGAGAATTACTTGTCCGGCAAACACCATGGCAAATCCTTGGCCGGGGAAGAAAAAAATAATCCCGGCAAAAACAAGAAGAACGGCAAGAATTCTAAACATAGTAAGGGACAAAGCAGCAAGAATGCCAAGAGGAATAAACAGGACCCTAAAGCAGAATCCCCTCAGCCCAAAATCTATCTATCCAGTCAAAACCGCCCCATCCTTGTGGGTAAAAATAATCGTCAAAATGATTGGCTGACCCTTAAAAAAGGCCGCCCCCAAGACCTCTGGCTCCATACCAAAAACATCCCTGGCTCTCATGTGCTGATTCCCCTTGAGGAGGGTGAAGAGTTCCCCGATGATGCTACTTTAGAGGAAGCGGCCGCCCTGGCCATCCATTTCAGTCAGGCCAAGGGCTCCACTTTGGTTCCGGTGGATTATACTCATGTTAAGAACATAAAAAAACCCAATGCCGCTAAACCCGGTATGGTCATCTATGATAAGAATTGGACTCTTTATTTGACTCCGCAAGAGGAGATTGTGGAACGTTTGCTGCCCCGCGAAGGGGAGGAAATGCCTTAA